A genomic region of Gossypium hirsutum isolate 1008001.06 chromosome D01, Gossypium_hirsutum_v2.1, whole genome shotgun sequence contains the following coding sequences:
- the LOC107922558 gene encoding probable arabinosyltransferase ARAD1 isoform X2, with translation MYDLPRKFHVGMMDRRSFEGPAPVTADNLPPWPSNSGIKKQHSVEYWLMASLLYGGNGNEDREAVRVSDPESAESFFVPFFSSLSFNTHGHNMTDPETEVDRRLQVELLEFLQKSKYYQRSGGRDHVIPMTHPNAFRFLRQELNASILIVVDFGRYPKTMSSLSKDVVAPYVHVVDSFTDDDALDPYESRTTLLFFRGNTVRKDQGKIRIKLAKILSGIDDVHYEKSVATPKNIIMSTEGMRSSKFCLHPAGDTPSSCRLFDAIVSHCVPVIVSDKIELPYEDEIDYSEFSIFFSMKEALEPGYLVNQLRQFPKDRWVEMWKQLKNISHHFEFQYPPKKEDGVNMLWRQVKRKLPRAQLAIHRSRRLKVPDWWQRRR, from the exons ATGTACGATCTCCCTAGGAAATTCCACGTCGGCATGATGGATCGTCGGAGCTTCGAGGGACCGGCTCCCGTTACGGCGGATAATCTCCCTCCCTGGCCCTCCAACTCCGGGATAAAGAAGCAGCACAGTGTGGAGTATTGGCTGATGGCATCGCTTCTTTATGGCGGCAACGGCAATGAAGACAGGGAAGCGGTTAGGGTTTCGGATCCCGAATCCGCGGAGTCCTTTTTTGTGCCTTTTTTTTCCTCGTTGAGTTTTAATACACACGGCCATAACATGACGGATCCTGAGACGGAGGTTGATCGCCGATTACAG GTTGAGTTACTTGAATTCTTGCAAAAGTCCAAGTACTATCAAAGATCTGGAGGCAGAGATCATGTAATTCCCATGACACATCCAAATGCTTTCAGATTTCTTCGACAAGAGTTGAATGCATCAATCCTTATTGTTGTAGATTTTGGCCGCTATCCTAAAACCATGTCAAGTTTAAGCAAAGATGTGGTTGCACCGTATGTGCATGTTGTGGATTCCTTCACAGATGATGACGCTCTCGACCCATATGAGTCTCGAACTACACTTCTTTTCTTCCGGGGAAATACTGTCAGGAAAGAT CAAGGCAAAATTCGAATCAAACTGGCAAAAATCTTGTCTGGTATTGATGATGTTCATTATGAGAAGAGTGTTGCGACTCCAAAAAACATTATAATG TCTACGGAGGGGATGCGTTCTTCGAAGTTCTGTCTGCATCCTGCAGGTGACACCCCTTCATCTTGCCGACTATTTGATGCTATTGTGAGCCATTGTGTTCCAGTGATTGTCAGTGATAAGATTGAGCTTCCCTATGAGGATGAAATTGACTACTCTGAATTCTCAATATTCTTTTCTATGAAAGAGGCATTAGAACCAGGTTATTTGGTCAATCAGTTGCGTCAGTTTCCCAAGGATCGATGGGTTGAAATGTGGAAGCAACTTAAGAATATTTCTCATCATTTCGAATTCCAGTACCCTCCAAAGAAGGAAGATGGCGTCAATATGTTATGGAGACAGGTAAAGCGCAAGCTTCCTCGGGCCCAACTTGCTATACACAGGAGTAGAAGGTTGAAAGTTCCAGATTGGTGGCAGCGGAGGCGATAA
- the LOC107922558 gene encoding probable arabinosyltransferase ARAD1 isoform X1: MYGKAAICLSFVILFLISCSIYVGTVDLRSYFFPLLQSPQVPRSLCASGPPLRVYMYDLPRKFHVGMMDRRSFEGPAPVTADNLPPWPSNSGIKKQHSVEYWLMASLLYGGNGNEDREAVRVSDPESAESFFVPFFSSLSFNTHGHNMTDPETEVDRRLQVELLEFLQKSKYYQRSGGRDHVIPMTHPNAFRFLRQELNASILIVVDFGRYPKTMSSLSKDVVAPYVHVVDSFTDDDALDPYESRTTLLFFRGNTVRKDQGKIRIKLAKILSGIDDVHYEKSVATPKNIIMSTEGMRSSKFCLHPAGDTPSSCRLFDAIVSHCVPVIVSDKIELPYEDEIDYSEFSIFFSMKEALEPGYLVNQLRQFPKDRWVEMWKQLKNISHHFEFQYPPKKEDGVNMLWRQVKRKLPRAQLAIHRSRRLKVPDWWQRRR; this comes from the exons ATGTACGGTAAAGCCGCAATCTGTTTATCATTCGTCATTCTCTTCCTGATTTCATGTTCAATCTATGTCGGCACCGTTGATCTCAGATCATACTTCTTCCCCTTACTTCAGTCACCCCAGGTTCCACGCTCACTCTGTGCTTCCGGCCCCCCTCTCCGCGTTTACATGTACGATCTCCCTAGGAAATTCCACGTCGGCATGATGGATCGTCGGAGCTTCGAGGGACCGGCTCCCGTTACGGCGGATAATCTCCCTCCCTGGCCCTCCAACTCCGGGATAAAGAAGCAGCACAGTGTGGAGTATTGGCTGATGGCATCGCTTCTTTATGGCGGCAACGGCAATGAAGACAGGGAAGCGGTTAGGGTTTCGGATCCCGAATCCGCGGAGTCCTTTTTTGTGCCTTTTTTTTCCTCGTTGAGTTTTAATACACACGGCCATAACATGACGGATCCTGAGACGGAGGTTGATCGCCGATTACAG GTTGAGTTACTTGAATTCTTGCAAAAGTCCAAGTACTATCAAAGATCTGGAGGCAGAGATCATGTAATTCCCATGACACATCCAAATGCTTTCAGATTTCTTCGACAAGAGTTGAATGCATCAATCCTTATTGTTGTAGATTTTGGCCGCTATCCTAAAACCATGTCAAGTTTAAGCAAAGATGTGGTTGCACCGTATGTGCATGTTGTGGATTCCTTCACAGATGATGACGCTCTCGACCCATATGAGTCTCGAACTACACTTCTTTTCTTCCGGGGAAATACTGTCAGGAAAGAT CAAGGCAAAATTCGAATCAAACTGGCAAAAATCTTGTCTGGTATTGATGATGTTCATTATGAGAAGAGTGTTGCGACTCCAAAAAACATTATAATG TCTACGGAGGGGATGCGTTCTTCGAAGTTCTGTCTGCATCCTGCAGGTGACACCCCTTCATCTTGCCGACTATTTGATGCTATTGTGAGCCATTGTGTTCCAGTGATTGTCAGTGATAAGATTGAGCTTCCCTATGAGGATGAAATTGACTACTCTGAATTCTCAATATTCTTTTCTATGAAAGAGGCATTAGAACCAGGTTATTTGGTCAATCAGTTGCGTCAGTTTCCCAAGGATCGATGGGTTGAAATGTGGAAGCAACTTAAGAATATTTCTCATCATTTCGAATTCCAGTACCCTCCAAAGAAGGAAGATGGCGTCAATATGTTATGGAGACAGGTAAAGCGCAAGCTTCCTCGGGCCCAACTTGCTATACACAGGAGTAGAAGGTTGAAAGTTCCAGATTGGTGGCAGCGGAGGCGATAA